A region from the Solibacillus sp. FSL H8-0523 genome encodes:
- the fabG gene encoding 3-oxoacyl-[acyl-carrier-protein] reductase: MGLTGKCAVVTGASRGIGRAIALELASLGARVVVNYSGSADKAQQVVDEIKTNGGEAIAVQADVANGESVQQLMQTALSTYGSIDILVNNAGITRDNLLIRMKDDEWDDVLNTNLKGVFLCTKTVARQMMKQRAGRIINISSIVGVVGNPGQANYVAAKAGVIGLTKTTAQELASRNILVNAIAPGFITTEMTDSLPEELKQTMLKQIPLAKLGQPEDIAKAVAFFASDSAKYITGQTLQVDGGMVMA, translated from the coding sequence CCTCTCGCGGGATAGGCCGTGCGATTGCATTAGAATTAGCGAGTCTTGGCGCGCGTGTTGTTGTCAATTACAGCGGTAGTGCGGATAAGGCACAACAAGTTGTAGACGAAATTAAAACAAATGGCGGCGAAGCAATTGCTGTACAAGCAGATGTTGCGAACGGGGAATCTGTACAGCAATTAATGCAAACCGCGCTTTCGACATATGGCTCGATTGATATTTTAGTTAATAATGCAGGGATTACACGCGATAATTTACTTATTCGTATGAAAGACGACGAGTGGGATGATGTGTTAAATACGAATTTAAAAGGTGTATTTCTTTGTACAAAGACGGTTGCTCGTCAAATGATGAAGCAGCGTGCAGGACGAATTATTAATATTTCGTCGATCGTCGGTGTTGTCGGGAACCCGGGGCAGGCAAATTACGTTGCAGCTAAGGCAGGCGTAATCGGTCTAACGAAAACGACGGCGCAAGAACTAGCGTCGCGCAACATATTAGTCAATGCGATTGCACCAGGCTTTATTACGACAGAGATGACCGATAGCTTACCGGAAGAGTTAAAGCAAACGATGCTTAAACAAATTCCATTAGCGAAGCTCGGTCAACCAGAAGATATTGCAAAAGCGGTTGCCTTTTTCGCATCGGATAGTGCGAAGTACATTACCGGTCAAACATTACAAGTTGATGGTGGTATGGTGATGGCGTAA
- the acpP gene encoding acyl carrier protein codes for MSTVFERVSKVIVDRLGVDESEVKLEASFRDDLGADSLDVVELVMELEDEFDMEISDEDAEKIATVGDALSYIESKVS; via the coding sequence ATGTCTACAGTATTTGAACGCGTATCAAAAGTAATCGTTGATCGCCTAGGCGTTGACGAAAGCGAAGTAAAATTAGAAGCATCATTCCGTGATGATTTGGGTGCCGATTCATTAGACGTTGTTGAATTAGTTATGGAGCTTGAAGATGAGTTCGATATGGAAATTTCTGATGAAGATGCAGAAAAAATCGCTACAGTTGGTGATGCTCTTTCATACATCGAAAGCAAAGTGAGCTAA
- the rnc gene encoding ribonuclease III, translating to MTQRKKGSNQKIGVLPEKVKAQFQVLENELNIHFTNKALIYQAFTHSSYVNEHRRKQFTDNERLEFLGDAVLELSVSKYLFEKFPNMSEGELTKLRASIVCEPSLVVFANELDFGQFVLLGKGEELTGGRERPALLADVFESFVGALYLDQGLDVVVAFLERVVFPKVEVGAFSHVMDFKSQLQEIIQQTNNGLLHYEIVDEKGPAHNRTFVSRVLLNSQELGLGKGKSKKEAEQQAAQSAMVMLKQSKLEGE from the coding sequence ATGACGCAAAGAAAAAAAGGAAGTAACCAAAAAATTGGGGTACTCCCTGAAAAAGTAAAAGCACAATTTCAAGTATTAGAAAATGAATTAAATATTCATTTCACAAACAAGGCTCTGATTTATCAAGCCTTCACACATTCATCTTATGTGAATGAGCATCGACGCAAACAATTTACGGACAACGAACGATTAGAATTTTTAGGGGATGCAGTGTTAGAGTTATCTGTATCGAAGTATTTGTTCGAAAAATTCCCAAATATGAGCGAGGGCGAATTAACGAAGCTGCGTGCATCAATTGTATGTGAGCCTTCATTAGTTGTGTTTGCTAACGAATTGGATTTTGGTCAATTTGTGTTATTAGGTAAAGGGGAAGAGCTAACAGGTGGTCGTGAGCGTCCAGCATTACTTGCAGACGTATTTGAATCATTTGTAGGCGCGCTTTATTTAGACCAAGGTTTAGATGTCGTTGTCGCATTTTTAGAACGTGTCGTATTCCCTAAAGTAGAAGTCGGTGCTTTTTCGCATGTGATGGATTTTAAAAGTCAATTACAAGAAATTATTCAACAAACAAATAATGGTCTTTTACATTACGAAATTGTCGATGAAAAAGGACCAGCGCACAACAGAACGTTTGTATCACGTGTGTTGTTAAATAGCCAAGAGCTTGGCTTAGGTAAAGGGAAATCGAAGAAAGAAGCTGAGCAGCAAGCAGCGCAAAGTGCGATGGTTATGCTTAAGCAGTCAAAGCTAGAGGGGGAATAA
- the smc gene encoding chromosome segregation protein SMC, which produces MFLKRLEVVGFKSFAERIGIDFVPGVTAVVGPNGSGKSNVTDAIRWVLGEQSAKSLRGAKMEDIIFAGSESRKALNFAEVTLVLDNTDERVAIPYTEISVTRRVYRSGDSEYLLNNQQCRLKDITDLFMDSGLGKEAFSIISQGRVDEILNSRPDDRRSIFEEAAGVLKYKLRKKKAEHKLVETDENLNRVLDILHEIENRLEPLKIQASSAKDYVRMTAELKDFDIALMVHDVLGHEKTLKGFDEEHRTLATTEKEHAAKMAQSETNLRNMRTELKTIDEVLDNSQEQLVEASAEVERWEGRKALFNEKRSNAEKQIQQLKQSLKEANQKVTELVQQELENRQQFTEKQKAVQQVRSAIKQVEQALTRSASEIEQEIEQAKNMFINLLNEEATVKNELKHIDQQLSQEKASSDRMTGRSSEMQKELAQAIVSQQTTSHILEQAEQALKEQLSQSDVLQAKLKTATADLDEKQALLYKAYQHHQQLKARKETLAELEADFSGFFHGVKEILLARDRGELQGIEGAVAELIQVEAKYSQALETALGAASQHIVTVNEQHAQKAISWLKQKRAGRATFLPKTVMRSRKIAQQQLYDIQSHPAYVALAYELVSYAPENTNIVENLLGNVLVAANLEGASQIARTLGFKYRVVTLEGDIINAGGSLTGGAVKQQSSLFSRKAELDKLVTTLTDMEKTIQSAEQTVALKKSQIAELRHTLEDMKLQGEVLREQEQIHRSKLVELDMTVKSLQTTVSLTQSEQSTLSTRKDSLAEQHEQATTRLAELSDELQQVQETVDELTKAKAQSETRKDVLREQLAQQRSELAVAGEQLTQVQAAIAGIELNLTKAKDQAEKITQEIDWIESEDGLNGPSAEELAQTIVNWATKKDVLTETIQKNRTSRDSLHEQITETEIQLQEVQRVHKSYVDAIRALELKRSRIEFEKTNLQQQLLEQYELDIITAQDLAIDIEDEDQVRRKVKLLKQSIEELGPVNLAAIEEFDRVQERYAFLSEQREDLVAAKDTLHKAIGEMDEEMTERFNETFKQIRKQFTVSFRELFGGGTADLVLLDPDNLLETGIEIIAQPPGKKLQSLSLLSGGERALTAIALLFAILNTRPVPFCVLDEVEAALDESNVARYSDYLRKFSSQTQFIVITHRKGTMEGADVLYGITMQESGVSKLVSVKLEEETDLVMQGSV; this is translated from the coding sequence ATGTTCCTTAAACGACTTGAAGTAGTAGGGTTCAAATCATTTGCTGAACGTATTGGGATTGATTTTGTTCCCGGAGTAACGGCGGTAGTAGGTCCAAATGGTAGCGGTAAGAGTAATGTTACCGATGCGATTCGCTGGGTATTAGGTGAACAATCAGCAAAGAGTTTACGTGGGGCAAAGATGGAAGATATCATTTTTGCTGGGAGTGAATCACGAAAAGCATTAAATTTTGCGGAAGTGACACTCGTTTTAGATAATACAGATGAACGCGTTGCGATTCCATACACAGAAATTAGTGTAACGAGACGTGTGTATCGTTCAGGTGATAGCGAATATTTGCTGAATAATCAGCAATGTCGCCTGAAGGATATTACGGACTTGTTTATGGATTCAGGCCTTGGAAAAGAAGCATTTTCGATTATTTCACAAGGACGCGTTGATGAAATATTAAACAGTCGTCCAGACGATCGTCGTAGCATTTTTGAAGAGGCAGCAGGCGTTTTAAAATATAAATTACGTAAGAAAAAAGCCGAGCACAAGTTAGTTGAAACGGATGAAAACTTAAACCGTGTGCTCGATATTTTGCATGAAATTGAAAATCGCTTAGAGCCATTGAAAATTCAAGCATCTAGCGCAAAAGATTATGTACGTATGACCGCGGAGTTGAAAGACTTTGATATTGCGTTGATGGTGCATGATGTATTAGGTCATGAAAAAACATTAAAAGGCTTTGATGAGGAGCATCGTACGTTAGCAACAACCGAAAAAGAGCATGCGGCGAAAATGGCCCAATCTGAAACGAATTTGCGCAACATGCGTACCGAATTAAAGACTATCGATGAAGTATTAGATAATTCGCAAGAGCAGCTTGTAGAAGCGAGTGCCGAAGTAGAACGTTGGGAAGGGCGTAAAGCGTTATTTAACGAAAAACGCTCGAATGCCGAAAAGCAAATCCAACAGTTAAAGCAGTCGTTAAAAGAAGCGAATCAGAAGGTTACGGAATTAGTACAGCAAGAGCTAGAAAATCGCCAGCAATTTACTGAAAAGCAAAAAGCGGTACAACAAGTGCGCTCGGCAATCAAGCAAGTAGAGCAAGCCTTAACACGTAGTGCTTCTGAAATTGAACAAGAAATTGAACAAGCAAAAAATATGTTCATTAACTTATTAAATGAAGAAGCGACTGTAAAAAATGAATTAAAGCATATTGATCAGCAGCTATCACAAGAGAAGGCCTCATCAGATCGTATGACGGGACGCTCTTCTGAAATGCAAAAGGAACTGGCGCAGGCTATTGTTTCACAGCAAACGACCTCGCATATCCTTGAACAAGCAGAACAGGCGTTAAAAGAGCAACTGAGTCAATCCGATGTATTACAAGCGAAGTTAAAAACAGCAACCGCGGATTTAGATGAAAAGCAAGCGCTGTTATATAAAGCGTATCAACATCATCAGCAGTTAAAGGCACGTAAAGAAACGTTAGCCGAGTTGGAAGCTGATTTCTCAGGCTTCTTCCACGGTGTTAAAGAAATATTACTTGCACGTGATCGTGGTGAGTTACAAGGTATTGAAGGCGCGGTAGCTGAGCTAATTCAAGTCGAAGCGAAATATTCGCAAGCATTAGAAACAGCATTAGGTGCGGCTTCACAGCATATTGTGACAGTAAACGAACAGCACGCGCAAAAAGCAATCAGTTGGTTAAAGCAAAAACGCGCGGGACGAGCAACATTTTTACCGAAAACCGTTATGCGTTCGCGTAAAATTGCACAGCAGCAATTGTATGACATTCAGTCGCATCCGGCATATGTTGCATTAGCGTATGAATTAGTAAGCTATGCGCCTGAAAATACGAATATTGTGGAAAACCTTTTAGGAAATGTCCTTGTGGCAGCCAACTTAGAAGGGGCCAGTCAAATTGCGCGTACATTAGGCTTTAAATACCGTGTTGTTACACTAGAAGGCGATATCATCAATGCAGGTGGTTCGTTAACAGGTGGTGCAGTAAAACAGCAAAGCTCACTCTTCTCACGAAAAGCTGAGTTAGACAAATTAGTGACAACGTTAACGGATATGGAAAAAACGATTCAATCAGCAGAACAAACCGTAGCGTTGAAGAAGTCGCAAATCGCAGAATTACGCCATACGCTTGAAGATATGAAGCTGCAAGGTGAGGTACTGCGCGAGCAAGAGCAAATCCATCGTTCAAAATTAGTAGAACTTGATATGACCGTGAAAAGCTTACAAACAACGGTTTCGCTAACACAGTCAGAGCAATCTACGCTTTCAACACGCAAAGACTCACTCGCTGAGCAGCACGAGCAAGCGACAACGCGTTTAGCAGAACTAAGCGATGAATTACAGCAAGTGCAAGAAACGGTTGATGAGTTAACAAAAGCGAAAGCGCAAAGTGAAACACGAAAAGATGTATTACGTGAGCAATTGGCGCAGCAACGCTCTGAGTTAGCGGTTGCTGGTGAGCAGTTAACACAAGTGCAGGCTGCCATCGCGGGGATTGAGCTCAACTTAACGAAAGCAAAAGACCAAGCCGAAAAGATTACTCAGGAAATTGATTGGATTGAATCAGAAGATGGTTTAAATGGGCCTTCTGCTGAAGAGTTAGCGCAAACGATTGTCAACTGGGCAACGAAGAAGGATGTACTCACAGAAACGATTCAAAAAAATCGTACGTCACGTGATTCACTGCATGAGCAAATTACAGAAACCGAAATTCAATTACAAGAAGTACAACGTGTACATAAAAGCTATGTCGACGCAATCCGCGCATTAGAATTAAAACGTAGTCGTATTGAATTTGAAAAAACAAACTTGCAGCAACAATTACTCGAGCAATATGAGCTTGATATTATAACAGCACAAGACTTGGCAATCGATATTGAAGACGAAGATCAAGTGCGTCGTAAAGTAAAACTATTAAAACAGTCGATTGAAGAATTAGGTCCAGTCAACTTAGCAGCTATTGAAGAATTTGACCGTGTACAGGAGCGCTATGCTTTCTTAAGTGAGCAACGTGAAGATTTAGTCGCGGCAAAAGATACGCTTCATAAAGCAATTGGTGAAATGGATGAAGAAATGACCGAGCGCTTTAACGAAACATTTAAGCAAATCCGTAAGCAGTTTACTGTGTCATTCCGTGAATTATTTGGTGGTGGTACAGCTGATTTAGTGCTACTGGATCCAGACAATTTACTTGAAACAGGTATCGAAATTATTGCGCAGCCACCGGGTAAAAAGCTACAAAGCTTAAGCTTGTTATCAGGTGGTGAACGTGCATTAACCGCGATTGCTTTATTATTTGCCATTTTAAATACGCGTCCAGTACCATTTTGTGTACTCGATGAAGTAGAAGCAGCACTCGATGAATCGAATGTTGCGCGTTATAGTGATTATTTACGTAAATTTAGTAGCCAAACGCAGTTCATCGTCATTACACACCGTAAAGGCACGATGGAAGGCGCAGACGTTCTGTATGGGATTACGATGCAAGAATCGGGTGTATCAAAGCTTGTATCGGTAAAACTAGAAGAAGAAACGGATTTAGTAATGCAAGGGAGTGTCTAA
- the ftsY gene encoding signal recognition particle-docking protein FtsY, whose translation MSFFKRLKEKLIGGNEEQEQKVDQLALSEQETADQPQVALIEETTVQEPVEQAEEVVEPEVKQVAATPEKAEAEQVEAILFGNEVLESPEVVEEKVEEIKPSAWSITQKFKAGLEKTRNSFTSKVNDLVARYRKVDEDFFEELEELLLQADVGFETVMELMDKLRFEVQRQNIKDTNGIQAIISEKLVEIYESGEDNLTNLNIQQDGDLTVILFVGVNGVGKTTTIGKLAHRLKSEGKSVMLAAGDTFRAGAIEQLQVWGERVGVEVIAQSEGSDPAAVMYDAIRAAKNRGVDVLICDTAGRLQNKVNLMNELEKVHRVISREIPNAPHEVLLALDATTGQNALVQAQTFKEVTNVTGIVLTKLDGTAKGGIVLAIRNKLHIPVKFVGLGEKMDDLQPFDAERYVYGLFADGLEQELKEFEE comes from the coding sequence ATGAGCTTTTTTAAACGACTGAAAGAAAAATTAATTGGTGGCAACGAAGAGCAAGAACAAAAAGTTGACCAACTTGCGCTTAGTGAACAGGAAACAGCCGATCAACCACAAGTTGCTTTAATCGAAGAGACAACTGTTCAGGAGCCGGTAGAGCAAGCAGAAGAAGTTGTTGAACCAGAAGTAAAGCAAGTAGCAGCTACACCTGAAAAAGCCGAAGCTGAGCAAGTGGAAGCTATTTTATTTGGTAACGAAGTACTTGAGTCACCAGAAGTAGTTGAAGAAAAGGTAGAAGAGATAAAACCTTCTGCTTGGTCAATTACACAAAAATTCAAAGCAGGCTTAGAAAAAACACGTAATTCATTTACATCAAAAGTGAATGATTTAGTGGCACGTTATCGTAAAGTAGATGAAGATTTCTTCGAGGAATTAGAAGAATTATTACTACAAGCGGACGTAGGCTTTGAAACAGTTATGGAATTAATGGATAAGCTACGTTTTGAAGTACAGCGTCAAAACATTAAGGACACAAACGGTATCCAAGCGATTATCTCAGAAAAGCTAGTTGAAATTTATGAGTCGGGTGAGGATAACTTAACAAACTTAAATATTCAACAAGATGGCGACTTAACGGTTATTTTATTCGTTGGGGTAAATGGTGTTGGTAAAACGACAACAATCGGTAAATTAGCACATCGTCTAAAATCTGAAGGTAAATCCGTCATGCTTGCTGCGGGTGATACATTCCGTGCGGGTGCGATTGAGCAATTACAGGTTTGGGGCGAGCGTGTTGGCGTTGAAGTGATTGCGCAGTCAGAGGGCTCTGACCCAGCTGCCGTGATGTACGATGCGATTCGCGCGGCGAAAAACCGTGGTGTTGACGTACTGATTTGTGATACGGCAGGGCGTCTACAAAACAAAGTTAACTTAATGAACGAGCTTGAAAAGGTACACCGCGTGATTTCACGTGAAATTCCAAACGCACCACATGAAGTCTTATTAGCGCTAGATGCGACAACGGGTCAAAATGCGCTTGTACAGGCACAAACGTTTAAAGAGGTAACAAATGTAACCGGAATCGTGTTAACGAAGCTAGACGGTACAGCAAAAGGCGGTATCGTATTAGCTATTCGTAACAAATTACACATTCCAGTAAAGTTTGTGGGTCTTGGCGAAAAAATGGATGACTTACAACCATTTGACGCAGAACGTTACGTATACGGCTTATTCGCAGATGGCTTAGAGCAAGAGTTAAAAGAATTCGAAGAGTAA
- a CDS encoding putative DNA-binding protein, with translation MLLEKTTRMNFLFDFYQALLTDKQRSYMELYYLDDHSLGEIAESYSISRQAVYDNIRRTEAMLEEYEDKLQLFGKFQQRQEVLKQLTGAIQDDTTSVASRLALVEQLKESD, from the coding sequence ATGCTACTTGAAAAAACAACACGCATGAATTTTCTCTTCGACTTTTATCAAGCACTCTTAACAGACAAGCAACGCAGTTACATGGAGCTTTATTATTTAGATGATCATTCGCTTGGTGAAATTGCCGAGAGCTACAGTATTTCGCGTCAAGCTGTTTATGATAACATTCGTCGTACTGAGGCGATGCTTGAAGAATATGAAGATAAACTACAACTTTTTGGTAAATTTCAACAACGCCAAGAAGTATTAAAACAACTGACTGGTGCCATACAGGACGATACGACTTCAGTAGCGTCACGTTTAGCATTAGTTGAACAATTGAAGGAATCGGATTAG
- the ffh gene encoding signal recognition particle protein has translation MAFEGLAERLQGTIQKIKGKGKVSEQDVKEMMREVRFALIEADVNLKVVKEFVKKVSERAVGVDVMKSLTPGQQVIKIVQEELTTLMGGEQSPIKFSTRPPTVIMMVGLQGAGKTTTTGKLASVLRKKYNKKPLLVAADVYRPAAVQQLQTLGKQLSLPVFALGTDISPVEIARQAIEHAKEEHHDVVLIDTAGRLHIDETLMQELKDIRALKEPDEVFLVVDAMTGQDAVNVAQNFNEAVGITGVVLTKLDGDTRGGAALSIRAVTEKPIKFVGMGEKMDALEPFHPERMASRILGMGDVLSLIEKAQANVDMDKAKELEEKFMTQSFTFDDFIEQLQAVKKMGPLDELLKMIPGASKMKGLENAKVDEKQMGRIEAIIYSMTSTEKTNPEIISASRKKRIATGSGTSIQEVNRLLKQFEDMKKMMKQMTGMTQGKGKKKMKMPGFDQLFK, from the coding sequence TTGGCTTTTGAAGGTTTAGCAGAGCGACTCCAAGGTACGATCCAAAAGATTAAAGGTAAAGGGAAAGTTTCGGAACAAGACGTTAAAGAAATGATGCGTGAAGTCCGATTTGCCTTAATCGAAGCGGACGTAAACTTAAAGGTAGTTAAGGAATTCGTAAAAAAAGTAAGTGAGCGTGCTGTTGGCGTTGATGTCATGAAGTCATTAACACCTGGTCAGCAAGTAATTAAAATCGTACAAGAAGAATTAACTACATTAATGGGCGGCGAACAAAGCCCGATTAAATTTAGCACACGTCCACCGACAGTCATTATGATGGTTGGTTTACAAGGTGCTGGTAAAACGACAACGACTGGTAAATTAGCGAGCGTTTTACGTAAAAAATACAATAAAAAACCATTATTAGTTGCTGCTGACGTGTATCGTCCTGCCGCAGTTCAACAGTTACAAACATTAGGGAAGCAACTGAGCTTACCGGTATTTGCACTTGGCACAGATATTTCTCCAGTAGAAATCGCGCGCCAAGCGATTGAACATGCGAAAGAAGAGCATCACGATGTTGTATTAATCGATACAGCCGGCCGTTTACATATCGATGAAACGTTAATGCAAGAATTAAAAGATATTCGTGCATTAAAAGAACCTGATGAAGTGTTCTTAGTTGTCGATGCCATGACTGGTCAAGATGCGGTCAATGTAGCGCAAAACTTTAATGAAGCAGTGGGTATTACAGGCGTCGTCTTAACAAAATTAGACGGTGATACGCGTGGTGGTGCGGCACTTTCAATTCGTGCTGTTACCGAAAAACCGATTAAATTCGTGGGTATGGGTGAAAAAATGGATGCGCTTGAGCCATTCCATCCTGAGCGTATGGCGTCACGTATTTTAGGTATGGGTGACGTGTTATCGTTAATCGAAAAAGCACAAGCAAACGTCGATATGGATAAAGCAAAAGAGCTTGAAGAAAAATTCATGACGCAAAGCTTTACCTTTGACGATTTCATCGAGCAATTACAAGCTGTGAAAAAAATGGGCCCATTAGATGAATTATTAAAAATGATTCCAGGTGCCAGCAAAATGAAGGGCTTAGAAAATGCAAAAGTCGATGAAAAACAAATGGGTCGCATTGAAGCAATCATTTATTCAATGACGTCTACTGAAAAAACAAACCCAGAAATTATCTCTGCAAGCCGTAAAAAACGTATTGCAACAGGTTCAGGTACGTCAATTCAGGAAGTAAACCGTTTGCTAAAACAGTTTGAAGATATGAAAAAAATGATGAAGCAAATGACTGGCATGACGCAAGGTAAAGGCAAGAAAAAGATGAAAATGCCAGGTTTTGATCAATTATTTAAATAA
- the rpsP gene encoding 30S ribosomal protein S16: MAVKIRLKRMGAKKSPFYRIVVADARSPRDGRQIETVGTYNPLTQPATVEINEELALKWLTDGAKPSDTVRNLFSEQGIMEKFHNAKYSK, encoded by the coding sequence ATGGCAGTTAAAATTCGCTTAAAACGTATGGGAGCTAAGAAGTCTCCTTTCTATCGTATCGTAGTTGCAGACGCTCGCTCACCACGTGACGGTCGTCAAATTGAAACAGTAGGTACTTACAACCCACTTACTCAACCAGCAACAGTAGAAATCAATGAAGAGCTAGCTCTTAAATGGTTAACTGATGGTGCAAAACCATCTGATACTGTACGTAACCTGTTCTCAGAACAAGGTATCATGGAGAAATTCCATAACGCTAAATACAGCAAATAA
- a CDS encoding KH domain-containing protein, with product MQQLIEAIVKPLVDYPEDVRIETDETSNRVVYKLFVHPEDRGKVIGKQGRVAKAIRTIVYSAAGGHQKKKTYVDILD from the coding sequence ATGCAGCAGCTGATTGAAGCAATTGTGAAACCATTAGTCGATTATCCTGAAGACGTACGTATTGAGACGGACGAAACTTCAAATCGAGTTGTTTATAAGCTTTTTGTTCATCCTGAGGATCGAGGGAAAGTGATAGGCAAGCAAGGACGTGTTGCGAAAGCAATTCGTACGATTGTGTACTCAGCCGCGGGCGGTCACCAGAAGAAAAAGACATACGTCGATATATTGGATTAG
- the rimM gene encoding ribosome maturation factor RimM (Essential for efficient processing of 16S rRNA), with product MEWFNVGRIVNTHGIRGELRVISTTDFEDERFAVGAKLAAFKKDDKHPTWVTIGTSRRHKNFILVTFEGMENINLVEPFKEGLLKITMDQLADDELDENEYYHFEIKDCEVYSEEGELIGVVTDILETGANDVWEVKAESGKKYYIPYIEDVVKEIDVDEKKIIIHVMEGLL from the coding sequence ATGGAATGGTTTAATGTAGGACGTATTGTGAATACACATGGGATTCGCGGAGAATTACGTGTTATCTCAACAACTGATTTTGAAGACGAACGCTTTGCAGTTGGCGCAAAATTAGCCGCATTTAAAAAAGACGATAAACACCCAACATGGGTAACGATTGGCACATCACGTCGTCATAAAAACTTTATTTTAGTTACGTTTGAAGGAATGGAAAACATCAATTTAGTTGAGCCTTTTAAAGAAGGGTTACTAAAGATTACGATGGATCAATTAGCGGACGATGAACTAGATGAAAACGAATACTACCACTTCGAAATTAAAGATTGTGAAGTGTATTCAGAAGAAGGTGAACTGATCGGTGTCGTAACAGACATTTTAGAAACAGGTGCCAACGATGTATGGGAAGTAAAAGCAGAAAGTGGTAAGAAGTATTACATTCCGTATATTGAGGATGTCGTGAAAGAAATTGATGTCGATGAAAAGAAAATCATTATCCACGTGATGGAAGGCTTATTGTAA